One Aphidius gifuensis isolate YNYX2018 linkage group LG3, ASM1490517v1, whole genome shotgun sequence DNA window includes the following coding sequences:
- the LOC122850858 gene encoding uncharacterized protein LOC122850858, producing the protein MKGYISLSPNQKSLLENAGWLMSDEESLFDSSGYFDISIPLSLLLGFAEDYKKIIINAKHELILIRANSDANACLQEQPAEGKSGEKIQIKLQKVEWIVPYIKVSDKQKIQLLNYIAKDPSIAISFRTWELYEYPLLPATTKQNWSVKTSTQLEKPRYIILGFQTGRKNSVTDNSSVFDHCNLRDVKLFLNSQSYPYGNLNIDFAHNQFSLLYDMFAYFQASYYYTETPQPLFTRQKFLEEAPLIVIDCSKQNEFLKSGPVDIRLEFESTTQFPAQTSAYCLILHDRIVEYNPISGSVRKLV; encoded by the coding sequence ATGAAAGGATATATTTCCTTAAGTCCAaatcaaaaatcattattggaGAATGCTGGATGGTTAATGTCTGATGAAGAATCATTATTCGATTCGAGtggttattttgatatatcaataccACTGAGCCTGCTGCTAGGATTTGctgaagattataaaaaaataattatcaatgcaAAACATGAACTCATCCTAATAAGAGCAAATAGTGATGCGAATGCCTGTCTACAAGAACAACCTGCGGAAGGAAAAAGTGgcgaaaaaatacaaattaaacttcaaaaagTGGAATGGATTGTTCCATATATCAAAGTGTCTGATAAGCAGAAAATAcaacttttaaattacattgccAAGGATCCATCCATAGCAATCAGTTTTCGTACATGGGAATTGTACGAGTATCCACTATTACCTGCAACTACAAAGCAAAATTGGAGTGTGAAAACATCAACACAATTGGAAAAACCGAGATACATAATTTTAGGCTTCCAAACAGGACGAAAAAACTCTGTAACAGACAATTCAAGTgtttttgatcattgtaaCTTGCGTGATGTTAAgctgtttttaaattcacaatcaTATCcttatggaaatttaaatattgattttgctCATAATCAATTctcattattatatgatatgtTTGCATATTTCCAAGCTTCCTACTATTACACAGAAACACCACAACCATTATTtacaagacaaaaatttttggaagAAGCTCCACTTATTGTCATAGATTGTTCAaagcaaaatgaatttttaaaatctggaCCAGTAGATATTCGACTCGAATTTGAATCAACAACACAATTTCCAGCTCAAACATCAgcttattgtttgattttacatgatcgaattgttgaatataatcCAATTAGTGGTTCAGTACGCAAGCTCGTTTAA
- the LOC122850856 gene encoding uncharacterized protein LOC122850856: MFVEKQHSIEMEQQLNNVAKMESKLDVKKMSELEVNKEYKVTALQKIHNEYNGVMATLNDEFNVFLPSRIAKFMKNNDYFTKIEKAAIDGCLDLLFLGGKYNKYKKNDYNIKLINTKTKRLSKNCKLLKDLTKDVYYAVTKIQSYCGKKSGARLSVEINNKYTVFLPENDAEYHFYNKKKFLELEDGIKRRVLTLQCIGENNQVVLLENWPKPIHTIFNK; encoded by the exons atgtttgtaGAAAAACAGCATTCAATAGAAATggaacaacaattaaataatgttgctaaaaTGGAGAGCAAATTGGATGTCAAAAAAATGTCTGAGTTGGAGGTTAATAAAGAGTACAAAGTAACAGCTCTACAGAAGATTCATAATGAATACAATGGAGTTATGGCTAcattaaatgatgaatttaatgtcTTTCTACCCAGCAGAATCGCcaagtttatgaaaaataatgattattttacaaaaatcgaGAAAGCAGCGATCGATGGATGCTTGGATCTTCTTTTTTTGGGaggaaaatacaacaaat acaaaaaaaatgattataatataaaactgaTAAACACCAAGACTAAGCgactttcaaaaaattgtaaattattgaaagattTGACAAAAGATGTTTACTATGCTGTGacaaaaattcaaagttaCTGTGGAAAAAAGTCTGGTGCAAGACTATcagtcgaaataaataataaatatactgtttTCTTACCTGAAAATGATGctgaatatcatttttataataaaaaaaagttcctCGAATTAGAGGATGGTATTAAAAGAAGAGTTTTAACATTACAATGTATTggagaaaataatcaagttgtattattagaaaattggcCTAAGCCTATACacacaatattcaataaataa